Proteins from a genomic interval of Bacteroidales bacterium:
- a CDS encoding LPP20 family lipoprotein: MRLLKILPILPLSLLLFGCGGTKKVETIYPPVPAWVQNRPISSTYYVGIGSARKTGDINQIQQTAKQNALADMASDVSVNISSNSLLYAFESNLNLTQDFTSSIKSQAEQDLEGYETVGNYEDQNNYWVYFRLSKVDYQRIKEERKAKAIAKSLDLYDKGLAAEKSGDVRLAFLNLIKALEPLKPYFTDPLQVSYQGQDIYLGNEIFRQITQVLSSIRVEAKNKQISVKQGQQLPLGSTEFKVSGQNGQPINGVALTATYTERPLRNSKVQTDVNGLASFVLDAIRSNKNTETLKATVNLEVIANEATMDFIIRKLFARFRAPEASMNINIVKPVFYINSSELNLDNKLTSPILSESLKHQIIEAGYTVVDKDIDADYRINITAGTQNSGESGTYKKASLNCSISVKDKSNAEVYSRQLENITGTHFDYQMAGIEAYKEAAKKLEYTISREIIDGVTKGKSAY; encoded by the coding sequence ATGAGATTACTAAAGATACTCCCAATCCTACCCCTATCGCTACTTCTGTTCGGTTGTGGTGGTACTAAAAAGGTAGAAACAATCTACCCCCCTGTTCCTGCATGGGTTCAAAACAGGCCAATATCATCAACCTACTACGTAGGAATTGGTTCGGCCAGAAAAACAGGGGATATTAATCAAATACAGCAAACCGCTAAACAGAATGCACTTGCGGATATGGCTAGCGATGTATCGGTAAACATCTCGTCCAACTCCTTACTTTACGCTTTCGAAAGTAACCTTAATCTTACCCAAGATTTTACATCATCTATAAAATCCCAAGCAGAGCAGGATTTAGAGGGTTACGAAACTGTAGGTAATTACGAGGATCAAAACAACTACTGGGTTTACTTTAGGCTATCTAAAGTCGATTATCAACGAATAAAAGAGGAACGTAAGGCAAAAGCAATAGCAAAATCTCTCGATCTATACGATAAAGGACTGGCAGCAGAAAAATCGGGCGATGTTCGTTTAGCATTCCTTAACCTCATTAAGGCATTAGAACCCCTTAAACCATATTTCACCGATCCTTTACAGGTTTCATACCAAGGGCAAGATATCTACCTAGGAAATGAGATTTTTAGGCAGATAACCCAAGTACTCTCCTCAATTCGGGTTGAAGCAAAAAATAAGCAGATTAGCGTAAAACAGGGGCAGCAATTACCGTTAGGTTCTACGGAATTTAAAGTTAGCGGGCAAAATGGTCAGCCAATAAACGGAGTAGCCCTTACAGCTACTTACACCGAAAGACCTTTACGAAATAGCAAGGTGCAAACAGATGTGAACGGGCTAGCATCCTTTGTTCTCGATGCAATACGTTCAAATAAGAATACTGAAACGCTTAAAGCAACAGTAAACCTTGAGGTTATTGCCAACGAAGCTACAATGGATTTCATTATTCGTAAACTGTTTGCTCGTTTCCGAGCACCCGAAGCATCAATGAACATCAATATTGTTAAGCCTGTTTTTTACATCAATTCTAGCGAATTAAATCTCGACAACAAGCTAACGTCACCAATCCTTTCCGAAAGCCTAAAACATCAGATAATTGAGGCAGGATATACAGTTGTTGATAAAGATATTGATGCTGATTACCGAATAAACATCACGGCAGGTACACAGAATAGTGGTGAATCGGGCACATATAAAAAAGCATCGCTTAATTGCAGCATTTCGGTAAAGGATAAATCCAATGCCGAAGTATACTCGAGGCAGCTTGAGAATATCACGGGAACTCATTTTGACTATCAAATGGCTGGAATTGAGGCATACAAAGAAGCGGCAAAGAAACTTGAGTATACAATTTCCAGAGAGATTATTGATGGAGTAACTAAAGGAAAATCGGCTTACTAA
- a CDS encoding QacE family quaternary ammonium compound efflux SMR transporter, whose protein sequence is MKTSFAWWILIIAGLFETAWALGMKYSNGFTKLWPTIFTGASMAISVALLSISLRVLPVGSAYAVWTGIGAVGTVILGVILFKEPYDLYRLFFISLIIFGIAGLRIIR, encoded by the coding sequence ATGAAAACCTCCTTTGCTTGGTGGATACTTATCATCGCTGGCCTATTCGAAACCGCCTGGGCTTTAGGTATGAAATACTCCAACGGTTTTACAAAACTTTGGCCAACTATATTTACTGGCGCAAGCATGGCAATTAGCGTTGCACTACTATCAATCTCCCTAAGAGTACTACCCGTTGGATCCGCCTACGCTGTATGGACAGGTATTGGTGCTGTAGGAACAGTAATCCTTGGCGTTATACTCTTTAAAGAACCCTATGATCTTTACCGATTATTCTTTATTTCACTTATCATATTCGGTATTGCAGGGTTAAGAATCATAAGGTAA
- a CDS encoding cupin domain-containing protein: MTSKELIDSLNLLPHPEGGYYKETYRSDETTVNKNGDLRNVCTAIHFLLEDKDKSHFHRIQSDELWFFHLGQPLEIYYILGKEIKTVTLGNNIQNGDALFCKIPANTWFASKLKKLEGFSLVSCTVAPGFDFADFELAKRDELTQEFPHLKIIIDEFTKE, from the coding sequence ATGACATCGAAAGAACTAATTGATAGTTTAAACCTATTACCTCACCCAGAAGGTGGATATTATAAAGAGACTTATAGATCCGATGAAACAACAGTCAATAAAAATGGCGATTTAAGAAACGTATGCACTGCAATACACTTTCTGCTTGAAGATAAGGATAAATCGCACTTCCATAGAATACAATCCGATGAACTTTGGTTCTTTCACCTAGGGCAACCCCTCGAAATTTATTACATACTCGGAAAGGAAATTAAAACCGTAACGCTAGGAAATAATATTCAAAACGGCGATGCGCTCTTTTGCAAAATACCCGCCAATACATGGTTTGCAAGCAAATTAAAAAAGTTGGAAGGATTCTCTCTTGTAAGTTGCACCGTTGCCCCAGGATTTGATTTTGCAGATTTTGAATTGGCAAAAAGGGATGAGCTCACCCAAGAATTCCCTCACCTAAAAATCATCATCGATGAGTTTACAAAAGAGTAA